The Longimicrobium sp. genome segment CCGAGAAGCTCATCTGGCGCGTGCTGTTCTCGGCCGAGACGATGGCGAGCTGCTGCGTGGCGTTGGCGCCCGAGCGCACGTCGCCCACGCGCAGGTAGCGGCCCGTGATGTTGCGGTTGTCGAAGTCCTGCTGCTCGTACAGCCAGCGGCCCGTGATGCGGGTGTTGAGCTTCGACCAGATGTCCGGGCGCAGCGTGACGCCGGCGCTGCCGTTCATCGACTGGTCGTTGCGCACGCCGTTGAAGACGAGGCCGTTGTTCGTGAGCTCGTTGAACGTCGGGGTGCGGAATCCCTTGTTGGCGAACTGCTCGTAGGTGGTGTTCAGCCGGTCGACGCTGAAGTTGGCGTCCGACTCCAGCCACTCCACCGGGGCGTACTTGATGGTGGCGCCCAGCAGGTAGCGCCAGCGCACGTCCTCGCGGTCGTTGTTCTCGAGGAAGTAGAGCGGGTTCTCGTTCTGGGTGCCGCCGCTGCCCAGGTTGGGGCGGATGAAGAGGCGGCCCAGCGTGTCGCGCTGCGTGATGTCGTTGGAGGCCGGCACGCGCGTGAGGCGGAAGAACGGACCGTTCCCTTCCTCGGCGTTGAAGCCGTCCTGCGTGCTGCGGCTGATGTACGTGTTGAGGTCCACCGACCACTGGCTGTTGATCTGGTGGCCCAGGTTCACGCGCGCGTTGGCGCGCTCGTAGCCCTGCAGCCCCATGATGGCGCCGCCCTGCCTGGTGTGGCCCGCGCTCGCGAAGAACGAGGTGGAGCCCGAGCGGCCGGACATGGAGAAGTCGTTCAGCATGAGCGGCTTCGGGTCCACCAGCTGCGCCACGGCGTTGTACGTGGTGCCGGGGTAGCGGCTGGAGACGAAGGCGCGGCGCAGCACGTCGCCCGCGATGGACGAGCCCGGGTCCACCGGCAGGCCGGCGGGGTTCAGCGCGAAGTCGCCCGGCGCGTTGTTGATGCGGGCCTGCTCCGCGCGGTAGTCCAGCGTGCGCGAGCAGACGTTGCTGGAGCCGTACGGGTCGATGGCGCAGAAGCGCGTCCCCGTCTCGTCCATGAGGTACGCGTGGTTGCGCGCGATGCCGAAGTCGCGCTCCACGTCGTTGACGCCGTACTCGGAGCGCGCGTTGAAGCGCACGCCGCCTTCCTTGCCCCGCTTGGTGCTGATGCTGATGACGCCCGAGGCGGCGCGCGAGCCGTACAGCGTGGCGGCGGCCGCGCCCTTCACCACTTCCACGCTCTCGATGTCCGCCGGGTTGAGGTCGGCGATGCTCCCGCTGAGCACCACGCCGTCCACGATGTACAGCGGCTCCTGGCTGCGGCCGGCGGCGTTGATGGAGGTGGGCCCGCGCAGCAGCACCTGCGGCGCCACGCCCGGGCGGCCGCTGACGGTGGCGATGTTCGCCCCCGGCACCTTGCCCTGCAGCTGGCTCAGCGGGTTGACCGCCTGCACCGGCATCTGCGACGCTTCCACGCGCGACACGGTGAAGGGCACCTTGGCGCGCTCGGTGGCGCCGCCGCTGACGCCCGTGGCCACGATCCCCTCGAGCTCGAGGATGTCGGTGCCGAGCTGGAAGTTCTGGGTCAGGTTGGCGCCGGGGCTCAGCGTCACCGTGCGGGTGGACTGCGCGAGGCCCACGCGCGAGGCCGAGATCGCCACCTGCTGGCCGGTGCGCAGGCGACCCGCGGGGATCACCAGGCGGTAGGTGCCGTTCGCGGTGGTGGCCGTGCTGATGCTGAGCGTGTTGATGCGCACGGTCACGCCGCTCTCGGGCGCGCCCGCCGAGTTCGTCACACGCCCGGTCACGGTGGCGGGCTCCTGCCCGGCCAGCGGAGCGGACGCCGTGGCTGCGGCGACTACCGCCGCGAAGAGCCAACGGGTTGTTTTCATTCCACGTCCTCCTGGAACGCGCCGGCTCTGTGTGCCGGCGGTCGGTTTCGGTTTGGCCGCGGCGGTTGCCGGGACCCTGCGCACGGTGTGGTCTGCGACGGATGGGATTGCTGCCGTGCGGGTGCTGCGAGAGGGTTTGGTGCCGTTGACCTCCTGGCAGAGATCGTGGGGGGAACGCATTGGAGGACGGCCCGGGGGTGCCGCTCTCGGGACGAACAGACGGGACTTGTTGGGCTAGACTGATACGGGAACTCGTACCATTACTGGGAGGTTAGCGTTACGTTAGCGGCACCCCCCTAAGCCGTCAAGAGCCGTGGGCAACACGGGGCCGGCGGACGATTGAACGGACTTTGCACAGACCCTTCCCGGGCGGCGCAACGGCCGTCCGGCGCGAGCTTTACATCGGCGGCCCGGTTCGGTATGATTTCGGTTCTATGAAAGATCGCATCGTCATCCGCGGGGCCCGGCAGCACAACCTCAAGAACCTGGATCTCGACCTGCCGCGCCGCGCGGTGATCGTGGTCACGGGGCCCTCGGGGTCGGGAAAGTCGTCGCTCGCATTCGACACGGTGTACGCCGAGGGGCAGCGGCGCTACGTCGAGTCGCTTTCCACGTACGCCAAGCAGTTCCTCGACCGGATGGAGAAGCCGGACGTGGACCGCGTGGACGGCATCTCGCCGGCGGTGGCCATCGAGCAGCGGAACCCCACCAAGACCTCCCGCTCCACCGTGGGCACGGCCACCGAGGTGTACGACTACCTGCGGCTGCTGTGGGCGCGCGTGGGCCGCACCTACTGCCCGGGGCACCCCGACCTCCCCTGCGGCCGCGAGATCCGGCCGGACAGCGTGCAGACCGCCACCGACGCGGTGCTGCGCCTGCCGGAGGGGACGCGCGCCATGGTGTGCTTTCCGCTCCCCCTATCCGCACGCGTGACGCACGCGCTGGTGGTGGAGAACCTGCGCGCGCTGGGCTTCGTGCGCGTGCTGGCGAACGGCGTGGAGATGCACCTGGACGAGCTCGCCGAGGGGATCGACCTCACCGCGGCCGGCGAGCTGCTGGTGGTGGTGGACCGCGTAAAGGTGGACGCCGAGCAGTCCGGCCGCCTGGCCGACTCGCTGGGCACCGCCTTCACCGAGGGCGAGGGCGAGGCGGTGGTGGTGCCGGTGGGGATGAAGCCGCTCCGCTTCACCGACCGCTTCCGCTGCCCGGAGCACCCGGAGATCGAGTTCGCCAACCCCACGCCGCAGCTCTTCTCCTTCAACAACCCGTACGGGAGCTGCCCGGAGTGCACCGGCTTCGGCGCGGTGCTGCGGATTGACGAGTCGCTGATCGTGTGCAACCCGGCCCGCTCCATCGCCGAGGGCGCCGTCGACCCCTGGCGGATGCCGCGCTACGAGGCCAAGCGGAAGAAGCTGGCCGACTTCGCCCGCAAGGAAGGCGTCTCGGTGGACACGCCGTGGCAGGACCTTCCGCAGGAGTTCAGGCACAAGGTGCTGCACGGGGTGCGCGGCTTCCAGGGCGTGATCGACTTCTTTGAAGACCTGGAGGAGAAGCGCTACAAGGCGTACATCCGCGTCTTCATCCGCCAGTACCAGAGCGCACGCACCTGCCCGACGTGCAACGGCGCCAAGCTGCGTCCGGAGGCGCTGCGCATCCGCGTGGCGGGGCGCACCATCGCCGAGGTCTCGGAGCTGCCGCTGGCGCAGCTCCGCCCCTGGGCGGCATCGCTGCGCGGCGCCGTTCCCTCCGGCGACGGCGCGGACTGCCCCCCCGCCCTACTCTCCGAGCAGGAGCGCGGCATCGCGGAGACGATCCTCAAGGAGCTGGAGTCACGGATCGGCTTCCTGAACGACGTGGGGCTCGGCTACCTGACGCTCGAACGGCAGACGCGCACCCTTTCCGGCGGCGAGGCGCAGCGCATCTCCCTTTCCAACGCGCTGGGGAGCCGGCTGGTGGACACGCTGTACGTGCTGGACGAGCCCACCATCGGCCTGCACCCGGCGGACAACGACCGGCTGCTGGCGCTTCTGGTGCGGCTGCGCGAGGGGGGCAACACCGTGCTGGTGGTGGAGCACGACCCCGAGGCCATGCGCATGGCCGACCACATCGTGGAGCTGGGGCCGGGGAGCGGCGAGCTGGGCGGCCAGCTCGTCTTCCAGGGGACGCTCGACGAGATCATGCACGCCGACACCCTCACCGGCCGCTACCTCAGCGGCCGCGAGGAGATCGCCATCCCGGAGCGGCGCCGCCCCACGCGCGGCCCGCGCATCCGCATCGAGGGCGCCACCGAGCACAACCTGCGCGGCGTGTCGGTGGAGATCCCGCTGGGCGCCCTGACGGTGGTGAGCGGCGTGTCCGGCTCCGGAAAGAGCACGCTCGTCCACGACGTCCTCTATCGCGCCCTCGAGCGCGAGCTCTCCGGCGGCGAGACGAGCGCCAAGCGGCACATGGGCGAGGGGGTGGGCGCCTACGAAAGGATGAGCGGCACCGGCGGCATCCGCGAAGTCGTGCTGGTCGATCAGAGCCCCATCGGCCGTACGCCCCGCTCCAATCCGGTCACCTACATCAAGGCATGGGACGAGGTGAGGCGCATTTTCGCCTCCTTGCCCGACTCGGTGCAGCGCGGGCTCACGCCGGGGCACTTCTCCTTCAACGTCACGGGCGGACGCTGCGAGGCGTGCAAGGGCGAGGGGCAGGTGGAGGTGGAGATGGTCTTCATGGCCGACGTCTTCGTGCCGTGCGAGATCTGCGGCGGCGCCCGCTTCAAGCCGGAGGTGCTGGACGTGCGCTTCAAGGGTCGCAACGTGCGCGACGTGCTGGAGATGACCATCGACCAGGCGATCCGCTTCTTCATCCACGAGGACCGTCTGGGGCAGGCGCTCTGGCACCTGCAGCAGGTGGGGTTGGGCTACCTGCGCCTGGGCCAGCCCGCACCCACCCTCTCCGGCGGCGAGGCGCAGCGCATCAAGGTGGCGCGCGAGCTGGCGCTGGGGGCGCGGCGCGGCGGCAAGAAGCTGTACGTGCTGGACGAGCCCACCACCGGCCTGCACATGGACGACATCCGCAAGCTGCTGCGCGTGCTGGACGACCTGGTGGACGCGGGCCACACGGTGGTGCTGATCGAGCACAACCTGGACGTCATCAAGACGGCGGACTGGCTGATCGACCTGGGCCCCGGCGCCGGCCCGGATGGCGGCCTAGTGGTGGCGATGGGGACGCCGGAGGACGTGGCGCGCGTGCCGGAGAGCGTCACGGGGCGCTACCTGGTGCCGCTGCTGGAGAGGGTCGGCGCGGGCGCGGCCTGAAACGGCGGGGCTCACGCGGAGGCGCGGAGACGCGGAAGAGGGCTTCACGGCCTCTCCGCGGCTCCGCGCCTTTTTTACTGTTGCAGATCGGGAGTACCGCCGTCGAGTGCTGCATGGTGGGGCGGCCCCGCACCACATTGGTGCGGAAGCCCGAACGTACAAGATTCGTAAGTTACTGCCCGCTTGGCACTTACGATGAAAACAGATGTGGCACCGGCCATGCTTTGTGGGGAGCCGTCCATCGACGGTGTAGCGCGAGCGGCCGCCGTTTCCGGCGCGGCGCGCGCGGATTCAGACTCCCCCATAAGAGGTCGTTCCCATGAAGCGCAGCCTGGCCCTCCTCCCGTTCCTCACCCTCGCCGCCTGCTCGGACGGCTCCGACGTGGTGACCAGCGCCCGTGCCCCCGAGGCGCCGGTGTTCGCGGCCTCCGGCGGGAAGAGCATCGAGGGGTCGTACATGGTGGTACTCAACGAGGGGGCCGACGCCCGCTCGGTGGCGGCGGTGGCCGGGGTCAGCCCGCGCTACGTCTACAGCGCCGCGCTCAACGGCTTCGCGGGGACGCTGAACGCGGGGCAGCTCAACGCCCTCCAGCACAACCCGAACGTCCGCTACATCGAGCAGGACGGCATCGCGACCGCCAGCACCACGCAGACGGGCGCCACCTGGGGGATCGACCGCACGGACCAGCGCGCGCTGCCGCTCAGCACCACGTACAGCTACACCAACACCGGCCTGGGCGTAACGGCGTACATCATCGACACCGGCATCGACATGGGGCACTCCGAGTTCGGCGGGCGCGCGATCGCCGGCTTCGACGCCTTTACCGACGGCCAGAACAGCAACGACTGCAACGGGCACGGCACCCACGTGTCCGGCACGGTGGGCGGCGCCAACTACGGGATCGCCAAGGGCGTGACGCTGGTGGCGGTGCGCGTGCTGGACTGCGGCGGCTCCGGCGCGTGGAGCGGCGTGGTGGCGGGGATCGACTGGGCGACGGCCAACCACGTCGCGGGCACGCCCGCCACGGCCAACATGTCGCTCGGCGGCGGGGCCAGCACGGTGGTGGACGACGCGGTGAAGCGGCTGATCGCCGACGGCGTGGCGACCGCGGTTGCGGCCGGCAACGGCAACTTCCTGGGGATTGCGCAGAACGCCTGCAACTACTCGCCGGCCCGCGTGCCGGAGGCGATCACCATCGGCGCCACCACCAACACGGACACCAAGGCTTCGTACAGCAACTACGGCTCTTGCGTGGACTTCTTTGCGCCGGGCTCGGGGATCACGTCGTCGTGGATCGGCGTCGGCAACACGGAGACAAACACCATCAGCGGCACGTCGATGGCGACTCCGCACGTGGTGGGTGTGGCGGCGCTGTACCTGCAGAGCAACCCGCTCTCCACGCCCCAGCAGGTACGTGACGCGCTGTTCGCCGCCACCACCAAGAGCGTGGTGAAGAGCGCCAACACCACCAACAACCACCTGCTGTTCTCGGCGTACTGATACCGTTTCTCACGAACCCGTGTGCATGGGGGGAAATGGTCTCACGCGAAGGCGCGAAGCCGCAAAGAAAGTGTTTCCGTGTCTTTCCTTCGCGTCTCCGCGCCTTTGCGTGACATCATGGTCCTTGGACGAACTGACGACAAACGCGCCCCGGAATCATTTCCGGGGCGCGTTTTCGTAACCGCTTTGGTTATCTGCCTGGACGCGCGTTCAGCCCGCGGGCTCTTCCTCTTCCGCGTTGAAGCGGCGGCCGCGCAGGAGGGTGATCGTCGTCCCTTCGATCTTGTAGAACACCTTGAGCCCTGGATGTCCTTCCGTGGACTCGAAGGTCAGGATGCGCATCGTGGTGTCCTGCGTCGGCCGCCCCGCCTCGGGGTTGGTTCTGAGAACGAACTGGGCCGTCCGTATCTTGCCGGTCCAGTCGTAGCCCGCCGGCTCGATCGCCCGCAAGCTCGCCAGAAAGGGCGGATAGTCGGCGACGACCGTGAACGGCGGCATCTTACGCCGTGTAGGCGGCGTACTCTCGACCGAGCTCCACGGCCAGGGCCAGATCCTCTTCGGTGGGCTCGCGATCGGAGAGAAGCGCCATGTCGTACGGGATCGTCTCCTTGTAGTCCGCGAGCTTCCATCCGTCGAACTCGTGCGAGATCTCGCTCACCTGCCTCGCGCTCAACCCCCAGAACAGCGAGATCACGGAGTCCACCATCGCGATCTCTTCGCCGTTGAAACCAGTGAGGTCCGCGGCACGCAGCGCGATGGGGCGCTCCTGCCGCATGGTGCCGTACGGCACCTCGCGAACGATCAGCTCCCGCGCGGCGACCAGCCGTTTCCGCACCGGAACCAGCCGGCGTGGAGCGGGCCCCTGGTTCAGCTTCATGTACTCCTGTCCCGTGATCGGCCTTCCATGCTTCGCGTAGTGGAGGAAGTCCGCGTAGAACAGGATCTTGTTGAGCTTGATGGCCCCGTACGGCGGGTCGAGCTGAGACCTGTCCGAGATGTAAAGGATCAGCTCCGCCATCTTTTCATCGTCGGTCATCGACGTTCACCCTCCGTCCGTGGGACGCGAGTCCGTTGGGAACGCTGCGCCTGGCGATTCGCGGGTTCAGAGTCTAACGCGAAAGCCATGCACAGTCAAGAAGATTTTCGGTGCATCTTCGGTGTGGTCGCACGTGAAAAGAGGCCCGGGCGCTGAGCGCCCGGGCCTCTTCGTTCGGGGCCTTCCGCTTAGTGGCGGATGCCCTGCTGGTTGTGCCACTGGTCGTGCTCGGCCTTGCAGGCGGCGGCGACGCGGATGCGGCCGCTGATGCCGCCCGCCTGCGCGGCGTGGTCGCGGCACTGCTGGTCGTGCCAGCGGTGGAATTCCGCGTGGCGCGCCTCGTACGAGCCGTTGTTGCTGGAACCGTAGCCGCCGTACGAACCGTAGCTGCCGTTGGTCCGGTTGCGGTCGTCGTACACGCGGC includes the following:
- a CDS encoding SusC/RagA family TonB-linked outer membrane protein — encoded protein: MKTTRWLFAAVVAAATASAPLAGQEPATVTGRVTNSAGAPESGVTVRINTLSISTATTANGTYRLVIPAGRLRTGQQVAISASRVGLAQSTRTVTLSPGANLTQNFQLGTDILELEGIVATGVSGGATERAKVPFTVSRVEASQMPVQAVNPLSQLQGKVPGANIATVSGRPGVAPQVLLRGPTSINAAGRSQEPLYIVDGVVLSGSIADLNPADIESVEVVKGAAAATLYGSRAASGVISISTKRGKEGGVRFNARSEYGVNDVERDFGIARNHAYLMDETGTRFCAIDPYGSSNVCSRTLDYRAEQARINNAPGDFALNPAGLPVDPGSSIAGDVLRRAFVSSRYPGTTYNAVAQLVDPKPLMLNDFSMSGRSGSTSFFASAGHTRQGGAIMGLQGYERANARVNLGHQINSQWSVDLNTYISRSTQDGFNAEEGNGPFFRLTRVPASNDITQRDTLGRLFIRPNLGSGGTQNENPLYFLENNDREDVRWRYLLGATIKYAPVEWLESDANFSVDRLNTTYEQFANKGFRTPTFNELTNNGLVFNGVRNDQSMNGSAGVTLRPDIWSKLNTRITGRWLYEQQDFDNRNITGRYLRVGDVRSGANATQQLAIVSAENSTRQMSFSGGAFLDFLDRYTFDFAVRRDGSSRFGEDNRWQTYGRASAAWLMARESWFPSDVLSAFTLRGSYGTAGNVPPFAAQYETFSIGAGGALLPATLGNSQLRPEVVTEREVGLDVELLNRFGLTLGYANSLSKNQILPVPVFAASGFPTQWQNAGELRNKTFEASLSLPIVQGRELTWTSRVNYTRNRAVVEKLYVPPFNIGTDQQNTGTIMRIEEGVRYGTFYGREFMTRCDQLPESFQNQCGSSTSAFQKNSEGYLVWVGAGNNPGMGITNNLWNAVLPANQAPYGVQTSWGMPMVIRDATNSPAQRPLGHALPDYRLGIANTFEFRRLAVYGLLEGAFGQSAYNQGRHWSYLDFLSKDVDQAEAGVDEAKPIGYYYRAGDTGGIGGFYDVLAANSRFVEDASYVKLREVSASYRLGRVFGNRGTWTISAVGRNLKTWTDYRGFDPEVGLNSTESQSGSGLVNAIDAFTFPQLRSISFVVSTNF
- the uvrA gene encoding excinuclease ABC subunit UvrA, with product MKDRIVIRGARQHNLKNLDLDLPRRAVIVVTGPSGSGKSSLAFDTVYAEGQRRYVESLSTYAKQFLDRMEKPDVDRVDGISPAVAIEQRNPTKTSRSTVGTATEVYDYLRLLWARVGRTYCPGHPDLPCGREIRPDSVQTATDAVLRLPEGTRAMVCFPLPLSARVTHALVVENLRALGFVRVLANGVEMHLDELAEGIDLTAAGELLVVVDRVKVDAEQSGRLADSLGTAFTEGEGEAVVVPVGMKPLRFTDRFRCPEHPEIEFANPTPQLFSFNNPYGSCPECTGFGAVLRIDESLIVCNPARSIAEGAVDPWRMPRYEAKRKKLADFARKEGVSVDTPWQDLPQEFRHKVLHGVRGFQGVIDFFEDLEEKRYKAYIRVFIRQYQSARTCPTCNGAKLRPEALRIRVAGRTIAEVSELPLAQLRPWAASLRGAVPSGDGADCPPALLSEQERGIAETILKELESRIGFLNDVGLGYLTLERQTRTLSGGEAQRISLSNALGSRLVDTLYVLDEPTIGLHPADNDRLLALLVRLREGGNTVLVVEHDPEAMRMADHIVELGPGSGELGGQLVFQGTLDEIMHADTLTGRYLSGREEIAIPERRRPTRGPRIRIEGATEHNLRGVSVEIPLGALTVVSGVSGSGKSTLVHDVLYRALERELSGGETSAKRHMGEGVGAYERMSGTGGIREVVLVDQSPIGRTPRSNPVTYIKAWDEVRRIFASLPDSVQRGLTPGHFSFNVTGGRCEACKGEGQVEVEMVFMADVFVPCEICGGARFKPEVLDVRFKGRNVRDVLEMTIDQAIRFFIHEDRLGQALWHLQQVGLGYLRLGQPAPTLSGGEAQRIKVARELALGARRGGKKLYVLDEPTTGLHMDDIRKLLRVLDDLVDAGHTVVLIEHNLDVIKTADWLIDLGPGAGPDGGLVVAMGTPEDVARVPESVTGRYLVPLLERVGAGAA
- a CDS encoding S8 family serine peptidase, which gives rise to MKRSLALLPFLTLAACSDGSDVVTSARAPEAPVFAASGGKSIEGSYMVVLNEGADARSVAAVAGVSPRYVYSAALNGFAGTLNAGQLNALQHNPNVRYIEQDGIATASTTQTGATWGIDRTDQRALPLSTTYSYTNTGLGVTAYIIDTGIDMGHSEFGGRAIAGFDAFTDGQNSNDCNGHGTHVSGTVGGANYGIAKGVTLVAVRVLDCGGSGAWSGVVAGIDWATANHVAGTPATANMSLGGGASTVVDDAVKRLIADGVATAVAAGNGNFLGIAQNACNYSPARVPEAITIGATTNTDTKASYSNYGSCVDFFAPGSGITSSWIGVGNTETNTISGTSMATPHVVGVAALYLQSNPLSTPQQVRDALFAATTKSVVKSANTTNNHLLFSAY
- a CDS encoding Panacea domain-containing protein: MTDDEKMAELILYISDRSQLDPPYGAIKLNKILFYADFLHYAKHGRPITGQEYMKLNQGPAPRRLVPVRKRLVAARELIVREVPYGTMRQERPIALRAADLTGFNGEEIAMVDSVISLFWGLSARQVSEISHEFDGWKLADYKETIPYDMALLSDREPTEEDLALAVELGREYAAYTA